From a single Streptomyces liliifuscus genomic region:
- a CDS encoding RNA polymerase sigma factor — protein sequence MELSLRARIRAGDPEAFAELFTAHARAVYSYAARLTGDRTAAEDVVSLTFLEAWRLRERLRPDAGPPEEDGARDGPGLPEGDGLRPWLYGVATNVLRNTRRATRRHGAALGRLHGSRADHDIVPDFADELVGRLEDTERLAAARVALKRLRRSEREVFALCVWSELSYAAAGEALGVPASTVRSRLARARQRLRRLAEAELARRGPGRGPKRAAQEEEPEEKPRHRPRTGQVPSSRPEAARSTQEKYR from the coding sequence GTGGAACTTTCCCTACGTGCCCGGATACGGGCCGGTGACCCGGAGGCGTTCGCCGAGCTGTTCACCGCGCACGCGCGGGCCGTCTACAGCTACGCCGCCCGCCTGACCGGAGACCGCACCGCCGCGGAGGACGTGGTCTCCCTGACCTTCCTGGAGGCGTGGCGCCTGCGGGAGCGGCTGAGACCCGATGCCGGGCCCCCCGAGGAGGACGGCGCCCGGGACGGCCCCGGACTCCCCGAGGGCGACGGGCTGCGGCCCTGGCTCTACGGCGTCGCCACCAACGTGCTGCGGAACACCCGGCGGGCCACGCGGCGGCACGGTGCCGCGCTCGGCCGCCTCCACGGGAGCAGGGCGGACCACGACATCGTGCCGGACTTCGCGGACGAGCTGGTCGGGCGTCTGGAGGACACCGAGCGGCTCGCGGCGGCCCGGGTCGCGCTGAAGCGGCTGCGCAGGTCCGAGCGCGAGGTGTTCGCGCTGTGCGTCTGGTCGGAGCTGAGCTATGCGGCCGCCGGTGAGGCACTGGGGGTGCCGGCGAGCACCGTACGGTCGCGGCTCGCCCGTGCCCGGCAGCGGCTGCGGCGCCTGGCGGAGGCGGAGTTGGCCCGCCGCGGGCCCGGGCGGGGGCCGAAGCGGGCCGCCCAGGAAGAAGAGCCTGAAGAAAAACCGAGACACCGTCCCCGTACCGGACAGGTCCCCAGCAGCCGCCCCGAAGCGGCCCGGTCGACACAGGAGAAGTACCGATGA
- a CDS encoding CU044_5270 family protein: MRPEEREELARLLPSPGDAVLPSDRHDLMKDHLMRELTRDDVTATAATARPRTAARRRFAVPLAAATAVAAVTAAVVTATAGPDAPTTDQEAVDLLNRIATVAAAKKSVAVRDDQYVCISVQGSMDMEEMGTQVFRRTDWTAVDGRRSGLARTTVVSGPNLPGERTPKGVPADMTLSPDPNVTTYRELEALPTDPDRLLKKIYADAAGEGQSRDESALEAIGDMLDTATLLPEVGAALYRAAARIPGVRVVENAEDLAGRPGIGLSFKDRDDPDVWVFDRKSLNYLGSDEVALLGAGVVDKIGDTPKS; this comes from the coding sequence ATGAGGCCCGAAGAGCGCGAGGAACTGGCCAGGCTGCTGCCGAGCCCGGGTGACGCGGTCCTGCCGAGCGACCGCCATGATCTGATGAAGGACCATCTGATGCGAGAGCTCACCCGGGACGACGTCACGGCCACCGCGGCCACCGCGCGGCCGAGGACCGCCGCCCGCCGCCGGTTCGCCGTACCACTCGCCGCCGCGACCGCCGTCGCCGCCGTCACCGCGGCCGTCGTCACCGCCACCGCCGGACCGGACGCCCCGACCACCGACCAGGAGGCCGTCGACCTCCTGAACCGCATCGCCACGGTCGCCGCCGCGAAGAAGTCCGTGGCCGTCCGCGACGACCAGTACGTCTGCATCAGCGTCCAGGGCTCCATGGACATGGAGGAGATGGGCACCCAGGTCTTCCGCCGGACGGACTGGACCGCCGTCGACGGCAGGCGCTCCGGACTGGCCCGGACCACGGTGGTGTCGGGCCCGAACCTCCCGGGGGAGCGGACCCCCAAGGGCGTCCCGGCCGACATGACGCTGTCTCCCGACCCGAACGTCACCACGTACCGCGAGCTGGAGGCGCTGCCCACCGACCCCGACCGGCTGCTGAAGAAGATCTACGCGGACGCCGCGGGCGAGGGGCAGAGCCGGGACGAGTCCGCGCTGGAGGCGATCGGCGACATGCTCGACACTGCCACCCTCCTCCCCGAGGTGGGCGCGGCCCTCTACCGCGCCGCCGCGAGGATCCCGGGCGTCAGGGTGGTCGAGAACGCCGAGGACCTCGCGGGACGCCCCGGTATCGGCCTGAGTTTCAAGGACCGCGACGACCCCGACGTGTGGGTCTTCGACAGGAAGTCCCTCAACTACCTCGGGTCCGACGAAGTGGCCCTGCTCGGTGCCGGAGTCGTCGACAAGATCGGTGACACGCCGAAGAGTTGA
- a CDS encoding sodium:solute symporter family protein translates to MNGLDWAVLIGYFGVMVAIGVWSHKRVDNVSDFFTAGGKMPWWLSGISHHMSGYSAVMFTGYAAIAYTYGITSYVTWSFPIAIGIAIGAKLFAPRLNRVRSRLHVASPLEYLKNRYNLPTQQALAWSGVLLKIVDVGAKWAAIATLLSVFTGVSLNMGILITGAVTAVYCTVGGLWADALTELGQFIIQFIAGIAMLVAVMAELNGFSTLWSVWDEPALDGHTKPLAGPYMMVFLIAYLFIKTFEYNGGMWNQAQRYMATDSAKSATRSAALSAVLWLVWPLVLFFPMWVAPLIIKTDVPADSYALMAEQLLPHGLLGLVIVGFFSHTMAMCSSDANAIAAVVTRDIMPAVSRKVREWDTRMGLLAARWATLLFLGLSMAIATQVNSGFFDDIITVVIKWVAGLMGPIAIPLMLGLLPWFRKSGPTAALISWGLGLFTFWLVNYPISWNVDGGVPLQYQVSIPLAVSLVLYILIGYVKPEDTPERDALIEKINNDDPGSTSTAVPAPAGAAGVE, encoded by the coding sequence ATGAACGGTCTCGACTGGGCCGTGCTCATCGGCTACTTCGGTGTGATGGTCGCGATCGGTGTCTGGTCCCACAAACGGGTCGACAACGTCAGCGACTTCTTCACGGCCGGCGGCAAGATGCCGTGGTGGCTGTCGGGCATCTCCCATCACATGTCCGGCTACAGCGCGGTGATGTTCACCGGCTACGCCGCCATCGCCTATACGTACGGCATCACTTCCTATGTCACCTGGTCCTTCCCCATCGCCATCGGCATCGCGATCGGCGCGAAGCTGTTCGCGCCCCGGCTCAACCGGGTGCGCTCACGGCTGCACGTGGCCTCGCCGCTGGAGTATCTGAAGAACCGCTACAACCTGCCCACCCAGCAGGCGCTCGCCTGGTCCGGCGTGCTGCTGAAGATCGTGGACGTGGGCGCCAAGTGGGCCGCCATCGCGACCCTCTTGTCCGTCTTCACCGGTGTCTCGCTCAACATGGGCATCCTGATCACCGGCGCCGTGACGGCCGTCTACTGCACGGTCGGCGGGCTCTGGGCCGACGCGCTCACCGAACTGGGCCAGTTCATCATCCAGTTCATCGCCGGTATCGCGATGCTCGTCGCGGTCATGGCCGAGCTCAACGGCTTCAGCACGCTGTGGAGCGTCTGGGACGAGCCCGCGCTCGACGGCCACACCAAGCCGCTGGCCGGCCCGTACATGATGGTCTTCCTGATCGCCTATCTCTTCATCAAGACCTTCGAGTACAACGGCGGAATGTGGAACCAGGCCCAGCGCTACATGGCCACGGACTCCGCGAAGTCCGCCACCCGGTCGGCCGCCCTGTCCGCCGTGCTGTGGCTGGTCTGGCCGCTCGTGCTGTTCTTCCCGATGTGGGTCGCGCCGCTGATCATCAAGACGGACGTGCCGGCCGACTCGTACGCCCTGATGGCCGAACAGCTGCTGCCGCACGGGCTGTTGGGGCTGGTCATCGTCGGGTTCTTCTCCCACACGATGGCGATGTGCTCGTCCGACGCCAACGCGATCGCGGCCGTCGTCACGCGCGACATCATGCCCGCCGTCTCGCGCAAGGTGCGCGAGTGGGACACCCGGATGGGGCTGCTGGCCGCACGCTGGGCCACGCTGCTCTTCCTCGGACTGTCGATGGCCATCGCGACGCAGGTCAACTCCGGCTTCTTCGACGACATCATCACCGTTGTCATCAAGTGGGTCGCGGGGCTCATGGGTCCGATCGCGATCCCGCTGATGCTGGGCCTGCTGCCCTGGTTCCGCAAGAGCGGTCCGACGGCAGCGCTGATCAGCTGGGGGCTCGGCCTGTTCACCTTCTGGCTGGTCAACTACCCGATCAGCTGGAACGTCGACGGCGGCGTACCCCTGCAGTACCAGGTGTCGATCCCGCTCGCGGTCTCGCTCGTCCTCTACATCCTCATCGGGTACGTGAAACCGGAGGACACGCCTGAACGGGACGCGCTCATCGAGAAGATCAACAACGATGACCCCGGCTCGACGTCCACTGCGGTACCGGCTCCCGCGGGGGCGGCGGGCGTGGAGTGA
- a CDS encoding SDR family oxidoreductase, whose amino-acid sequence MSLLQGKTVVVSGVGAGLGHQVAAAVVRDGGNAVLGARTEANLAKSAAELDPDGAHTAFRATDITDEGQCEALAALAKERFGRIDAVVHVAAWDSYFGGLEDADFATWQSVLDVNLLGTLRMTRACLPALKEHGGSVVVIGTQSSVAAPSQVRQAAYAASKGALTSAMYSMARELGPHRIRVNTVLPGWMWGPPVEAYVKFTAHTEGVPEAEVLERLTSRMALPELATDSDVADAAAFLASDRARAITGQSLLVNAGELMR is encoded by the coding sequence ATGTCACTGCTCCAGGGCAAGACCGTCGTCGTCTCGGGGGTCGGGGCCGGGCTCGGTCACCAGGTCGCGGCGGCCGTCGTGCGGGACGGCGGGAACGCCGTGCTCGGCGCCCGCACCGAGGCCAATCTCGCCAAGTCGGCCGCCGAGCTCGACCCGGACGGCGCGCACACCGCTTTCCGGGCCACCGACATCACCGACGAGGGCCAGTGCGAGGCGCTCGCCGCGCTTGCGAAGGAGCGGTTCGGGCGGATCGACGCCGTCGTCCATGTGGCCGCCTGGGACAGCTACTTCGGCGGTCTGGAGGACGCCGACTTCGCCACCTGGCAGTCCGTCCTCGACGTGAACCTGCTCGGCACACTGCGGATGACCCGCGCCTGTCTGCCCGCCCTGAAGGAGCACGGCGGGTCCGTGGTCGTGATCGGCACGCAGTCGTCCGTCGCCGCCCCCTCCCAGGTGCGACAGGCGGCGTACGCGGCCTCCAAGGGCGCTCTGACCAGCGCGATGTACTCCATGGCCCGGGAGCTGGGCCCGCACCGGATCCGGGTGAACACCGTGCTGCCGGGCTGGATGTGGGGGCCGCCGGTGGAGGCGTACGTGAAGTTCACCGCGCACACCGAGGGCGTGCCGGAGGCCGAGGTGCTGGAGCGGCTCACCTCGCGGATGGCCCTGCCGGAGCTGGCCACGGACTCGGACGTGGCGGACGCGGCCGCGTTCCTGGCGTCCGACCGGGCTCGCGCGATCACCGGGCAGTCGCTGCTGGTCAACGCGGGGGAGCTGATGCGGTAG
- a CDS encoding DUF2165 domain-containing protein, whose translation MAAARALPLTATLLTGTVALYITLVAFGNITDFGTNQQFVQHVLAMDTTFKDDDLMWRAVESKGLQDAAYIAIIVWETVAALVLILGTFQWLRRDHVRARRTSTLGLLMLMLLFGAGFLAIGGEWFAMWQSEDWNGLDAAMRVFLLSGVVLVVIHLPVERVGSDDV comes from the coding sequence ATGGCCGCAGCACGCGCGCTTCCGCTCACCGCGACCCTGCTCACCGGCACGGTCGCGCTCTACATCACGCTCGTGGCGTTCGGGAACATCACCGACTTCGGCACCAACCAGCAGTTCGTACAGCACGTCCTGGCCATGGACACCACCTTCAAGGACGACGACCTGATGTGGCGGGCCGTCGAGTCCAAGGGGCTCCAGGACGCCGCGTACATAGCGATCATCGTGTGGGAGACGGTCGCCGCGCTCGTCCTGATCCTGGGCACGTTCCAGTGGCTCCGCCGCGACCATGTCCGGGCGCGGCGGACCTCCACGCTCGGGCTGCTGATGTTGATGCTGCTCTTCGGGGCGGGGTTTCTCGCCATCGGTGGCGAGTGGTTCGCGATGTGGCAGTCGGAGGACTGGAACGGGCTCGATGCGGCGATGCGGGTGTTTTTGTTGAGCGGGGTTGTGCTGGTGGTGATTCACCTGCCGGTGGAGCGGGTCGGGAGTGACGACGTGTAG
- a CDS encoding tetratricopeptide repeat protein → MAQAGPSRQELIQQGNRAGFVGRDTERAAFLRNFDLRPGDPGQRFRFHVHGTAGVGKTFLVQELRHLARERGALTAYVDERAGSVPEALSEICEQFADQGRRLKDLERRLTAYQERRHEAEAAALAALAGGPAPEPEAASTGSRAAVGLGLAAVEATLPGGSLLTSALPADRLAQGADRLRAGLGARFRNPDDIELVTSPEKVLTPILLRELRAAASASASAFSSSTSEWIVLFFDTYERTGPYLDPWLHEMITRGTADSRLPATVVVVTAGQRPLDPARWSGLDSVAEVPLAPFTETESRRLLAGKGVVAEPVVEEVLRLTGGLPVLVSTLANKRPGDPDAVSDPSATAVERFLRSEPAVRRKVAGICALPRWLDADVFRILVVDRPDDELDALYEWLTGLPFVGERGERVQYHDVVRAPMLRMERRRSPREWAGRHRRLAEAFARWGDDVGAGREPEDLWEDEEWRGLRLEETYHLLCARPPAALGGALRSLVETCREDAVAGRRWARMLAEAGDVTDNAALREWGRELGEALADDEAGVAGAMALLVTRPGLDTGGRAAAHTLRGRELRHGGEYGRALEEYARALELDPEMARAHYGRGFTHRLMNDLPAALAAFDRAAELAPDTWWIIAERAETYRLSARFEEAAVDFDRAVALDPTDGEVLTGRAVCRQALGRYDEALADFNRALSIDGEYVWALVRRARLRRVRGEQDEAFADFDRAVALAPDEAWVASERGDAYRRARRYEEAVTELGRAVSLEPDYASALASRGQALHELGRYEEALADLDRAVELEPDYSWALVMRAHAKHELGDPEGKFEDLRRAVDTDPHVDWTSHELGVEYRNVGLYEEAVTVFGRILERSPDDHVTRAGLGGTYRAMKEYDQALRHLDRALELNPDYGWAYASRARVGLATGRTERALADLDRCVELATEVDWARRTAIELLMHCDRWDEASARLTDADRAPTPDDDLDDLRIEAHRHAGRWTEARRLAERMREAEPIPGTFQLAVTVSRSEGLPAAEPFWRELARTIEEGGGLDDAERAQGRCFVACALADWPAADRGLAEFLAMTPDWDALANLAAVLTDVLESPGSDRDRVTARLTELTAARDAIRTRHAR, encoded by the coding sequence GTGGCGCAGGCAGGACCGTCGAGGCAGGAGCTGATCCAGCAGGGCAACCGCGCCGGATTCGTCGGCCGGGACACCGAACGGGCCGCGTTCCTGCGGAACTTCGACCTCCGGCCCGGCGACCCGGGACAGCGCTTCCGCTTCCACGTGCACGGCACCGCGGGCGTCGGAAAGACCTTCCTGGTCCAGGAGTTGCGGCACCTGGCACGCGAACGCGGGGCGCTCACGGCGTACGTGGACGAGCGTGCCGGAAGCGTCCCGGAGGCGCTGTCGGAGATCTGCGAGCAATTCGCGGACCAGGGACGGCGGTTGAAGGACCTGGAGCGGCGGCTGACCGCGTACCAGGAGCGGCGGCACGAGGCGGAGGCGGCCGCCCTCGCCGCGCTCGCCGGCGGCCCCGCACCGGAGCCGGAGGCGGCGTCGACCGGCAGCAGGGCCGCGGTGGGGCTGGGCCTCGCCGCCGTGGAGGCCACCCTGCCGGGCGGCAGCCTCCTCACCAGCGCCCTCCCCGCGGACCGGCTCGCCCAGGGCGCCGACCGCCTGCGGGCCGGCCTCGGCGCCCGCTTCCGCAACCCCGACGACATCGAACTCGTGACGTCACCCGAGAAGGTGCTCACCCCGATCCTGCTCCGCGAACTGCGCGCCGCCGCCTCCGCCTCGGCCTCCGCCTTCTCCTCCTCCACCTCGGAGTGGATCGTCCTGTTCTTCGACACGTACGAGCGGACAGGGCCGTATCTCGACCCGTGGCTGCACGAGATGATCACGCGCGGCACGGCCGACAGCAGGCTGCCCGCCACCGTCGTCGTGGTCACCGCAGGACAGCGCCCGCTGGACCCCGCCCGCTGGAGCGGCCTGGACTCGGTGGCGGAGGTTCCGCTCGCGCCGTTCACCGAGACCGAGTCGCGCCGGCTGCTCGCCGGGAAGGGGGTCGTGGCCGAGCCGGTCGTCGAGGAGGTGCTGCGCCTCACGGGCGGCCTGCCCGTCCTCGTGTCGACGCTCGCGAACAAGCGCCCCGGCGACCCGGACGCCGTGAGCGACCCGAGCGCCACCGCCGTGGAACGGTTCCTGAGGTCGGAGCCGGCCGTCCGCCGCAAGGTCGCCGGGATCTGCGCCCTGCCCCGGTGGCTCGACGCCGATGTCTTCCGGATCCTGGTCGTCGACCGCCCGGACGACGAACTGGACGCGCTGTACGAGTGGTTGACCGGGCTGCCGTTCGTCGGCGAACGCGGGGAGCGGGTGCAGTACCACGACGTCGTACGGGCGCCGATGCTGCGCATGGAGCGACGCAGGTCCCCGCGCGAGTGGGCCGGGCGGCACCGGCGGCTGGCGGAGGCGTTCGCCCGGTGGGGCGACGACGTGGGGGCCGGCCGGGAGCCCGAGGACCTGTGGGAGGACGAGGAGTGGCGCGGGCTGCGCCTGGAGGAGACGTACCACCTGCTCTGCGCCCGGCCGCCCGCGGCGCTCGGCGGGGCACTGCGGTCGCTGGTCGAGACCTGCCGTGAGGACGCGGTCGCCGGCCGTCGCTGGGCACGGATGCTGGCGGAGGCGGGCGACGTGACGGACAACGCGGCCCTCAGGGAGTGGGGCCGGGAGCTGGGCGAGGCGCTCGCGGACGACGAGGCCGGGGTGGCGGGAGCGATGGCCCTGCTCGTGACCCGGCCGGGACTGGACACCGGCGGGCGGGCGGCGGCGCACACCCTGCGCGGCAGGGAACTGCGCCACGGCGGGGAGTACGGGCGGGCGCTGGAGGAGTACGCCCGCGCGCTCGAACTCGATCCGGAGATGGCCCGGGCCCACTACGGCCGCGGCTTCACCCACCGGCTGATGAACGACCTCCCGGCCGCGCTGGCCGCCTTCGACCGGGCGGCCGAACTGGCCCCCGACACCTGGTGGATCATCGCCGAGCGCGCGGAGACCTATCGGCTCTCGGCCCGTTTCGAGGAGGCCGCCGTCGACTTCGACCGCGCCGTCGCCCTCGACCCGACCGATGGCGAGGTCCTGACCGGGCGAGCCGTGTGCCGACAGGCCCTCGGGCGGTACGACGAGGCGCTCGCCGACTTCAACCGTGCGCTGAGCATCGACGGGGAGTATGTGTGGGCGCTGGTGCGCAGGGCCCGGCTGCGCCGCGTCCGAGGGGAACAGGACGAGGCGTTCGCCGATTTCGACCGTGCGGTCGCGCTCGCGCCCGACGAGGCCTGGGTCGCGTCCGAGCGGGGTGACGCCTACCGGCGCGCCCGCCGCTACGAGGAAGCCGTCACCGAGCTCGGCCGGGCCGTCTCCCTCGAACCGGACTACGCCTCGGCCCTGGCCAGTCGAGGTCAGGCTCTCCATGAACTGGGGCGGTACGAGGAGGCGTTGGCCGACCTGGACCGCGCGGTCGAGCTGGAGCCCGACTACTCCTGGGCGCTGGTGATGCGGGCCCACGCCAAGCACGAACTGGGCGACCCGGAGGGCAAGTTCGAGGACCTGCGGCGAGCCGTGGACACGGATCCCCACGTCGACTGGACCAGTCACGAACTGGGCGTGGAGTACCGCAACGTGGGCCTGTACGAGGAGGCGGTCACGGTCTTCGGCCGCATACTGGAACGCAGCCCGGACGACCACGTCACACGGGCAGGTCTCGGCGGGACCTACCGCGCCATGAAGGAGTACGACCAGGCCCTCCGCCACCTGGACCGTGCCCTGGAGCTGAACCCGGACTACGGATGGGCGTACGCCTCACGCGCCCGGGTCGGCCTGGCGACCGGACGGACCGAGCGGGCGCTGGCCGACCTGGACCGGTGCGTCGAGCTGGCGACGGAGGTGGACTGGGCACGCCGTACGGCCATCGAGTTGCTGATGCACTGCGACCGCTGGGACGAGGCATCGGCCCGCCTGACCGACGCGGACCGGGCGCCGACGCCCGACGACGACCTGGACGACCTGCGCATCGAGGCCCACCGGCACGCGGGGCGGTGGACCGAGGCCCGCCGACTGGCCGAGCGGATGCGGGAGGCGGAGCCGATTCCCGGCACCTTCCAACTGGCCGTCACCGTCAGCAGATCCGAGGGCCTGCCGGCCGCCGAACCCTTCTGGCGGGAGCTGGCCCGGACGATCGAGGAGGGCGGCGGACTGGACGACGCGGAGCGCGCCCAGGGCCGCTGCTTCGTCGCCTGCGCCCTCGCCGACTGGCCCGCCGCGGACCGGGGCCTGGCCGAGTTCCTGGCCATGACCCCCGACTGGGACGCCCTGGCGAACCTGGCCGCCGTCCTCACCGACGTACTGGAGAGCCCCGGCTCGGACCGGGACCGCGTCACCGCCCGCCTCACGGAGCTCACGGCGGCCCGCGACGCGATCCGAACCAGGCACGCCCGATGA